One segment of Ancylothrix sp. D3o DNA contains the following:
- a CDS encoding Re/Si-specific NAD(P)(+) transhydrogenase subunit alpha, giving the protein MKIAIAKEVEVGEHRVALIPDTVSRLVKGGAEVWVECGAGEGSFFPDEAYEKAGAKLCSDKASLWREADILVKVAPPKDWEVDLLKEESILIGFLNPLGDPLMVRRLADRKVTAMSMELIPRTSRAQSMDALSSQAGVAGYKAVLIAAAALPKFFPMLTTAAGTIRPAKVFVIGAGVAGLQAIATARRLGAVVEAFDIRPAVKEEVQSLGAKFVEVSLQEDTVGANGYAKEISEESKQRTHAVISDHVATADVVITTAQVPGRKAPVLVTEDMVARMAPGSVVVDLAAESGGNCVYTQAGKDVVRDGVTIIGPVNLPSSMPVHASQMYAKNVLTLVQYLLTKDGSVNLNFEDDIIRDTCVSHGGEVRNERVKNALVSLLSVVSQ; this is encoded by the coding sequence ATGAAAATTGCGATTGCAAAAGAAGTTGAAGTGGGAGAGCATCGGGTTGCTTTGATACCGGATACTGTAAGCCGGCTGGTTAAAGGCGGCGCGGAAGTTTGGGTGGAGTGCGGTGCTGGGGAGGGTTCGTTTTTCCCTGATGAGGCTTATGAAAAGGCGGGGGCAAAGTTGTGTTCTGATAAGGCTAGTTTGTGGAGAGAGGCGGATATTTTGGTGAAGGTGGCTCCGCCGAAGGATTGGGAAGTGGATTTGCTTAAGGAAGAATCGATTTTGATTGGGTTTTTGAATCCTTTGGGTGATCCTTTGATGGTGCGGCGTTTGGCTGATCGCAAGGTTACGGCGATGAGTATGGAGTTGATTCCTCGCACGTCGCGGGCTCAAAGTATGGATGCTCTTTCTTCTCAGGCTGGGGTTGCTGGTTATAAGGCTGTTTTGATTGCTGCTGCTGCTTTACCGAAGTTTTTCCCGATGTTGACGACGGCGGCGGGGACGATTCGACCGGCTAAGGTGTTTGTGATTGGGGCTGGCGTTGCTGGTTTACAGGCTATTGCTACGGCTCGCCGGTTGGGTGCTGTGGTTGAGGCTTTTGATATTCGACCGGCTGTTAAGGAGGAGGTGCAAAGTTTGGGTGCGAAGTTTGTTGAGGTGTCTTTGCAGGAGGATACTGTGGGGGCAAATGGTTATGCTAAGGAGATTTCTGAGGAGTCGAAACAACGGACTCATGCGGTGATTTCTGATCATGTGGCGACGGCGGATGTGGTGATTACTACGGCTCAGGTTCCTGGCAGAAAGGCGCCGGTTTTGGTAACGGAAGATATGGTGGCGAGAATGGCGCCGGGTTCGGTGGTTGTTGATTTGGCTGCTGAGAGTGGTGGGAATTGTGTTTATACGCAGGCTGGCAAGGATGTGGTACGGGATGGGGTGACGATTATTGGGCCGGTTAATTTGCCTTCTTCGATGCCGGTTCATGCTTCTCAGATGTATGCGAAAAATGTTTTGACTTTGGTTCAGTATTTGCTGACTAAGGATGGGTCTGTGAATTTGAATTTTGAGGATGATATTATTCGGGATACTTGTGTGTCTCATGGGGGTGAGGTGCGGAATGAGCGGGTGAAGAATGCTTTGGTAAGTTTGCTTTCTGTGGTAAGTCAGTAA
- a CDS encoding NAD(P)(+) transhydrogenase (Re/Si-specific) subunit beta, with protein sequence MQEFLLSGIQISYLIAASLFIVGLKQLGSPASARQGNFLAAVGMFIAIIATVLDRSVLNYEMILVAIIIGSILGTIMAKTVAMTDMPQMVGLLNGLGGAASALVAVGEYWRLSRVSDTIPVDSNITIILGVLIGAVTLTGSLVAFAKLQGLLPGAPITFPLQQPVNALLFAGLLGGSIYLCVTPANNSVLLILTAISLVLGVLFVLPIGGGDMPVVVSLLNSYSGLAAAVAGFIVMNNMLIIAGALVGASGIILTQIMCKAMNRSLTSVLFGAFGGGGGAVASGAGADLGDKTVRTVDPEEAAMMLGYARSVVIVPGYGMAVAQAQHTVRELADQLDRLGVEVKYAIHPVAGRMPGHMNVLLAEANVPYPQLYDMDDINPQFDETDVALVIGANDVVNPAARHDSASPIYGMPILEVDKAKHTIVIKRGMSAGFAGIENELFYKDKTMMLFGSAKDAVAKLVSEVKQL encoded by the coding sequence ATGCAAGAGTTTTTACTTTCGGGAATTCAAATTTCGTACTTGATTGCAGCAAGTTTGTTTATTGTTGGCTTGAAGCAATTAGGCTCTCCGGCTTCGGCTCGTCAAGGTAATTTTTTGGCCGCTGTGGGGATGTTTATTGCGATTATCGCTACGGTTTTGGATCGCTCGGTTTTGAATTACGAGATGATTTTGGTGGCGATTATTATTGGCTCGATTTTGGGGACGATCATGGCTAAAACTGTGGCTATGACTGATATGCCTCAAATGGTTGGTTTGTTGAATGGTTTGGGGGGTGCTGCTTCGGCTTTAGTCGCGGTGGGTGAGTATTGGAGGCTGAGTAGGGTTTCTGATACGATTCCTGTGGATTCTAATATTACGATTATTTTGGGTGTTTTGATTGGGGCGGTGACGCTGACGGGGAGTTTAGTAGCTTTTGCTAAGTTGCAAGGTTTGCTTCCTGGTGCTCCGATTACTTTTCCTTTGCAACAGCCGGTTAATGCTCTTTTGTTTGCGGGGTTGTTGGGGGGAAGTATTTATCTTTGTGTGACTCCTGCTAATAATTCGGTGCTGTTAATTTTGACGGCTATTTCTCTGGTTTTGGGTGTTTTGTTTGTGCTGCCGATTGGTGGCGGGGATATGCCGGTTGTTGTTTCGCTGTTGAATTCTTATTCGGGTTTGGCGGCGGCGGTTGCCGGTTTTATCGTGATGAATAATATGTTGATTATTGCGGGGGCTTTGGTTGGTGCGTCGGGTATTATTTTGACGCAAATTATGTGTAAGGCAATGAATCGTTCGCTGACGAGTGTGCTTTTTGGTGCGTTTGGTGGTGGCGGTGGTGCTGTTGCTTCTGGTGCCGGTGCGGATTTGGGTGATAAGACTGTTCGCACGGTTGACCCGGAAGAGGCGGCGATGATGTTGGGTTATGCTCGCTCGGTTGTGATTGTGCCTGGTTATGGTATGGCTGTGGCGCAGGCGCAGCATACGGTTCGGGAGTTGGCGGATCAGCTAGACCGGCTGGGTGTTGAGGTTAAGTATGCGATTCACCCGGTGGCGGGACGGATGCCGGGACACATGAATGTTTTGTTGGCTGAGGCGAATGTGCCTTATCCGCAGTTGTACGATATGGATGATATTAATCCTCAGTTTGATGAGACTGATGTGGCGCTGGTAATTGGTGCTAATGATGTGGTTAATCCGGCGGCGCGACATGATAGCGCGAGTCCGATTTATGGGATGCCTATTTTGGAGGTTGATAAGGCTAAACATACGATTGTGATTAAGCGGGGGATGAGTGCGGGGTTTGCTGGAATTGAGAATGAGTTGTTTTATAAGGATAAGACGATGATGTTGTTTGGTAGTGCTAAGGATGCTGTTGCTAAGTTGGTTTCTGAGGTGAAGCAGTTGTAG
- a CDS encoding DUF2808 domain-containing protein, with translation MLFKKATARKYLSAIAITATLITGLPTLTTAQGLPGLTLFGGPQRDNQLNYRLDYGDAGTWDRYRLRIPAKKVQTAIAQFAIDYPEHYEGKFDKDEIEVKVDGKSVPLSEVIWDQENRLIEIYPEAPIPAGNKIELVFSNVLNPSRRGMYYFNCRIISPGDVPLLRYLGTWVLTIS, from the coding sequence ATGTTATTTAAAAAAGCCACAGCACGAAAATACCTAAGTGCCATCGCCATCACAGCCACCCTAATCACCGGCCTCCCCACCCTAACCACAGCCCAAGGATTACCCGGACTAACACTATTTGGTGGCCCCCAGCGAGACAACCAACTAAACTATCGCCTAGACTACGGAGACGCCGGCACCTGGGATCGCTACAGACTAAGAATCCCCGCCAAAAAAGTCCAAACAGCCATCGCCCAATTTGCCATCGACTACCCAGAACACTACGAAGGCAAATTTGACAAAGACGAAATCGAAGTCAAAGTAGATGGTAAGTCAGTCCCCCTCTCAGAAGTCATCTGGGACCAAGAAAACCGCCTCATAGAAATCTACCCCGAAGCTCCAATCCCCGCCGGCAACAAAATCGAACTCGTCTTCTCCAACGTCCTCAACCCCAGCCGACGCGGAATGTACTACTTTAACTGCCGCATCATCTCCCCCGGAGACGTTCCCCTACTGCGCTACCTTGGCACATGGGTACTCACCATCAGCTAA
- a CDS encoding NAD(P) transhydrogenase subunit alpha, whose translation MAEGLIAGLVVFVLASFVGFEVINKVPPTLHTPLMSGSNAISGIAVLGALLIAGDREWNVTVVLGLIAIVLATINVVGGFLVTDRMLQMFKKKEAKV comes from the coding sequence ATGGCTGAAGGTTTGATTGCTGGTTTGGTTGTTTTTGTTTTGGCTTCTTTTGTGGGTTTTGAGGTGATTAATAAGGTTCCTCCGACGCTTCATACTCCTTTGATGTCTGGGTCTAATGCTATTTCTGGAATTGCGGTTTTAGGGGCGCTTTTGATTGCTGGGGATCGGGAATGGAATGTTACGGTGGTTTTGGGTTTGATTGCGATTGTTTTGGCGACGATTAATGTTGTCGGTGGTTTTTTGGTGACTGATCGTATGTTGCAAATGTTCAAGAAAAAAGAGGCAAAAGTATAA